In Desulfobacterales bacterium, a single genomic region encodes these proteins:
- a CDS encoding MFS transporter, with product MNPDPSDSANDTRWGIIGIVVAAGVVAAIQVGKVPPVLSVMRQELGLSQVAAGWVASLFNGCGAVLGIKDGRVADRIGPRLVLAVCVGLLGLGSLMGGLAPTAGLLFASRFIEGIGFVGLIVAAPALVVAVSRAADRRLALGIWGIYMPLGMALAMALTPVLLEHMNWRGVWLLNVMLLLLYLAALLGSMRWHRWPDNLQRGGKETDFCLKSVLSSRGIWLLTVCFSIYALLFFALMTWLPTILTEILGWSAAAAAYTSALVVFVNVFGNFFAARLMRHGVKEWILIAIAFGVMATSAAGIFGGYVTDTGRVALAFLFSLGGGLLPAAVLAGVPAQAKSPAQLSTANGVVVQGINCGSLAGPPVMAAAVGFFGGWQDVYWLMIICCVLGAVFAVGLKIPER from the coding sequence AAGGTGCCGCCGGTCCTGTCCGTGATGCGACAGGAACTGGGGCTCAGCCAGGTTGCAGCGGGTTGGGTAGCCTCACTTTTTAACGGCTGCGGCGCTGTTCTGGGAATCAAGGACGGCCGGGTGGCTGACCGGATTGGCCCGCGACTGGTATTGGCCGTGTGTGTCGGTTTGCTTGGATTGGGCAGTTTAATGGGCGGACTCGCACCAACCGCCGGCCTTCTGTTTGCAAGCCGGTTCATCGAAGGCATTGGGTTTGTCGGCTTGATAGTGGCTGCGCCGGCCCTTGTTGTTGCGGTTTCAAGGGCGGCGGACCGCCGCCTGGCGCTGGGTATTTGGGGTATTTACATGCCCCTGGGGATGGCCCTTGCAATGGCCCTTACGCCGGTTTTGCTGGAACACATGAACTGGCGCGGGGTGTGGCTGCTGAACGTGATGCTCTTACTTTTATATCTGGCGGCGTTGCTGGGGTCGATGCGCTGGCATCGCTGGCCGGACAATCTGCAACGCGGCGGAAAAGAGACCGACTTTTGCCTGAAATCGGTTCTGTCCAGCCGCGGCATCTGGTTACTGACGGTCTGTTTTTCAATTTATGCGTTGCTGTTTTTTGCGCTGATGACTTGGCTGCCGACGATTTTGACGGAAATCCTGGGATGGTCGGCTGCGGCCGCGGCCTACACTTCGGCTCTTGTGGTATTTGTAAATGTGTTCGGCAACTTTTTCGCCGCCCGGCTCATGCGCCATGGCGTGAAAGAGTGGATACTGATTGCAATCGCTTTCGGTGTGATGGCAACTTCTGCTGCGGGCATCTTCGGCGGTTATGTCACCGATACAGGGCGGGTTGCACTGGCTTTTCTGTTCAGCTTGGGCGGCGGCCTGCTTCCGGCAGCCGTCCTGGCCGGGGTGCCGGCCCAGGCAAAATCACCGGCCCAACTATCAACGGCAAACGGCGTTGTTGTGCAGGGAATAAACTGCGGCAGTTTGGCAGGACCGCCGGTGATGGCGGCAGCCGTGGGGTTTTTCGGCGGCTGGCAGGATGTCTATTGGCTGATGATTATCTGCTGCGTGCTGGGTGCGGTGTTTGCAGTGGGACTTAAGATACCGGAGCGTTGA
- the mutM gene encoding bifunctional DNA-formamidopyrimidine glycosylase/DNA-(apurinic or apyrimidinic site) lyase encodes MPELPEVQTVVADLKAAGFEGAVITRADIFWPKTIYGLSAAAFQKRIKGLTIAAIRRRGKFIVFDFRNGGHLLIHLRMSGRLLIKTTGLPRLKHEHVILNFKDRQMRFHDTRKFGRFYLVKDANPILGRLGPEPLDPSFRAAGFVDMLRNRGRMIKPLLLDQSFIAGLGNIYVDEALWDAGIHPQKIAAELDAREAKSLYHTIRKVLRRGLKNLGTTLGSGQTNFFSITGHTGRNREQLKVFRRNGLACPRCRMVIKRIIVGQRSTHVCERCQKI; translated from the coding sequence ATGCCGGAGCTGCCTGAAGTTCAAACGGTTGTTGCCGATTTAAAAGCGGCCGGATTCGAGGGCGCGGTTATCACCCGCGCAGATATTTTCTGGCCCAAAACCATTTACGGACTCTCCGCCGCAGCCTTTCAGAAAAGGATAAAAGGGCTGACGATTGCCGCGATTCGGCGGCGGGGAAAATTCATCGTTTTCGATTTTCGCAATGGCGGACACCTGCTCATACACCTGCGCATGTCCGGCCGGCTGTTGATCAAAACAACCGGGTTGCCCCGTCTAAAGCATGAACATGTCATCCTGAATTTTAAGGACAGACAGATGCGGTTTCACGATACCCGAAAATTCGGCCGCTTTTACCTGGTAAAGGATGCAAATCCGATATTGGGGCGCCTGGGACCGGAGCCGCTGGATCCGTCTTTTCGTGCGGCTGGATTCGTTGATATGCTGAGAAACCGAGGCCGCATGATTAAACCGTTGCTGCTGGACCAGTCATTTATTGCCGGGCTGGGGAATATTTATGTGGATGAAGCGCTGTGGGACGCAGGTATTCATCCCCAAAAAATAGCTGCTGAACTGGACGCCCGTGAGGCCAAATCCCTTTATCATACCATCCGGAAAGTATTGCGCAGGGGGCTCAAAAACCTGGGGACCACACTGGGAAGCGGTCAAACCAATTTTTTTTCCATTACCGGCCATACGGGGCGCAACCGTGAGCAGTTGAAGGTTTTTCGCCGTAACGGACTGGCCTGCCCGCGGTGCCGAATGGTAATCAAACGGATCATTGTCGGTCAGCGGAGCACCCATGTTTGCGAGAGGTGTCAAAAGATTTAA
- the pyk gene encoding pyruvate kinase, which translates to MPKTKIVCTIGPASGSREIIKQMILGGMNVARQNFSHGTHSEHLEMIRIVREVSEEVGKPVAILQDLCGPKIRVGSVREPGVELKTGQTYILTSEPVEGDETRASVSYADLPAEVQPNDRILLADGMMEMVVKQTDPTNIYCDVIIGGLLTSHKGINLPMRTLKAQALTEKDKTDLDFGLAHGVDYVGLSFVRNAADIQRVKDIIAAAGKDTPVIAKIEKHEAINNIDEIIGVSDGIMVARGDLGVEIDIENIPGIQKILVKKANKAGKPVIIATQMLRSMVHSPRPTRAEATDVANGVLDGADAVMLSEETASGDFPVEAVRYMARIAENAEKIYPHDRYLKIMPAKKIPDSVAYVSCVLADHLEVKAIVPTTRSGFTAKQISRFRPKTKIIALSPDKSTVRRLALYWGCLPSFVPDPKDTDEMIEKAAQSALHTGNVTKGDLIIITAGYPIWAAGTTKMLKVKKL; encoded by the coding sequence ATGCCGAAAACAAAAATTGTTTGCACCATCGGGCCGGCGAGCGGATCGCGGGAAATCATCAAGCAGATGATTTTGGGCGGTATGAACGTCGCCCGACAAAACTTTTCACATGGCACCCACAGTGAACATCTTGAAATGATACGTATTGTCCGTGAAGTATCAGAAGAAGTCGGAAAGCCGGTCGCCATCCTGCAGGATCTTTGCGGACCCAAAATCAGGGTGGGCAGCGTTCGCGAGCCCGGTGTGGAACTTAAAACAGGTCAGACGTATATTTTAACCAGTGAACCGGTTGAGGGGGATGAAACCCGGGCGTCGGTTTCTTACGCCGACCTGCCTGCTGAGGTCCAACCCAATGATCGGATCCTGCTGGCCGACGGGATGATGGAAATGGTAGTGAAACAAACCGACCCGACCAACATCTACTGTGACGTCATTATCGGGGGCCTCTTGACATCACACAAAGGGATTAACCTTCCCATGAGAACCCTAAAGGCGCAAGCTCTGACCGAAAAGGATAAGACGGACCTTGATTTCGGGCTTGCCCATGGGGTGGATTATGTGGGGCTTTCATTTGTCCGAAATGCAGCGGACATTCAACGGGTCAAAGATATCATTGCAGCAGCCGGGAAGGACACCCCCGTCATCGCAAAAATTGAAAAACATGAAGCCATTAATAATATTGATGAAATCATTGGGGTTTCAGACGGCATCATGGTTGCCCGGGGGGATCTGGGGGTGGAAATTGATATTGAAAACATACCGGGGATTCAGAAGATACTGGTTAAAAAGGCCAACAAGGCAGGTAAGCCGGTAATCATCGCCACCCAGATGCTGCGGTCCATGGTTCATTCTCCGAGACCGACACGGGCGGAAGCTACCGATGTGGCCAACGGTGTTCTGGACGGGGCTGATGCAGTCATGCTATCCGAAGAAACGGCCAGCGGTGATTTTCCGGTGGAAGCGGTTCGATACATGGCGCGCATCGCTGAAAACGCTGAAAAAATTTATCCCCACGACCGCTACCTGAAAATAATGCCGGCCAAAAAAATTCCGGACTCCGTTGCCTACGTGTCCTGCGTCCTGGCGGACCATCTGGAGGTCAAAGCGATTGTACCCACCACCCGCTCCGGATTTACCGCAAAACAGATTTCGCGATTCAGGCCCAAAACCAAAATTATCGCCCTGTCACCGGATAAGTCAACGGTCAGGCGACTGGCGCTCTACTGGGGATGCCTGCCCAGTTTCGTTCCGGACCCCAAGGACACGGACGAGATGATTGAGAAGGCGGCCCAGTCAGCGCTTCATACCGGCAATGTGACCAAAGGTGATTTGATCATCATTACGGCCGGATACCCGATCTGGGCGGCAGGGACAACCAAGATGCTGAAGGTAAAAAAACTGTAA
- the lipA gene encoding lipoyl synthase produces MKTHPILPKPAWLRQRLPANAGYETVRTLIKDRHLYTVCQEAQCPNRWECYSKQTATFLILGPGCTRDCRFCAVNARPQPPDPSEPTRVAETIAQLKLKYAVITSVTRDDLADGGAGYFAQTISAVRNKTQGILIEVLIPDFGGNTAALQTVIDARPDVINHNIETVSRLYPVVRPQANYRRSLHLLLAVKTYSSCIPTKSGMMLGLGETGDEILQSLQDLRDSSCDILTLGQYLQPTRAHLPVERYITPAEFSRLKSAALQMGFSTVASGPFVRSSYHAGELYGDCQVK; encoded by the coding sequence ATGAAAACACATCCCATTTTACCTAAACCTGCATGGTTGCGGCAGCGGTTGCCCGCCAACGCCGGATATGAAACAGTTCGGACGTTGATTAAAGACAGGCATCTTTATACGGTCTGCCAGGAAGCGCAATGCCCCAATCGGTGGGAATGCTATTCCAAACAAACCGCTACGTTTTTGATACTGGGGCCCGGCTGCACCCGCGACTGTCGATTTTGCGCTGTTAATGCCCGACCGCAGCCGCCGGATCCGTCCGAACCCACCAGAGTTGCTGAAACCATCGCGCAACTGAAACTGAAATATGCGGTGATTACATCGGTTACCCGGGATGACCTGGCGGATGGCGGCGCCGGTTATTTTGCACAAACCATTTCCGCCGTCCGCAACAAAACCCAGGGCATATTGATTGAAGTCTTAATCCCGGATTTCGGGGGTAACACGGCGGCGCTCCAAACGGTTATCGATGCACGACCGGACGTCATCAACCATAATATCGAAACGGTCTCCCGGCTCTATCCGGTTGTTCGGCCCCAGGCAAACTACCGCCGTTCGCTCCATCTGCTCCTGGCGGTAAAGACATACAGCAGTTGTATTCCCACCAAATCCGGCATGATGCTCGGCCTGGGAGAAACAGGGGATGAAATCCTGCAATCCCTGCAGGACCTGCGGGACAGTTCCTGCGACATCCTTACCCTCGGGCAGTACCTGCAGCCGACCCGGGCGCACCTGCCGGTTGAACGGTATATAACACCGGCTGAATTCAGCCGGTTAAAATCAGCAGCACTGCAGATGGGATTCAGCACCGTTGCCAGCGGTCCATTTGTCAGAAGTTCCTATCATGCCGGCGAGCTCTATGGTGATTGTCAAGTAAAATAA
- the lipB gene encoding lipoyl(octanoyl) transferase LipB, protein MNTATSPPCLSSGSRSRCYCVSLPLTDYQQVWHLQKELVAARKDKIIDADTVLILEHPAVFTFGRRGGIENLTVSQTFLEETGIGLIQVERGGSITFHGPGQVVVYLIMDIQAAGISVTGYVTRLEEIMLQTAADWGVAARRHPLNRGIWVDLKKMGSVGIAVRHGITFHGMALNVDLSLDPFSWIHPCGLKGIRVTSLAKESGQAVSISKVRAALKRHIESVFGVRLETIDLPVLQERLCKAAAA, encoded by the coding sequence ATGAACACCGCGACATCCCCTCCCTGTCTTTCCAGCGGATCCCGGTCCAGATGCTATTGTGTCAGCTTGCCGCTGACGGATTATCAACAGGTTTGGCATTTACAGAAAGAACTGGTGGCGGCCCGAAAAGACAAAATTATCGATGCCGACACGGTTTTGATTCTGGAACATCCCGCTGTTTTCACATTCGGCCGCAGGGGCGGGATCGAAAATCTAACGGTCTCCCAAACGTTTCTTGAAGAAACCGGGATCGGGCTGATCCAGGTGGAACGAGGCGGCAGCATCACCTTTCACGGCCCCGGACAAGTCGTTGTCTACCTGATCATGGATATACAGGCGGCCGGCATCAGCGTAACGGGCTACGTAACCCGTCTGGAAGAAATTATGCTGCAGACGGCAGCGGACTGGGGTGTCGCCGCCCGTCGTCACCCCCTGAACCGCGGCATCTGGGTTGATCTAAAAAAAATGGGGAGTGTCGGTATTGCCGTCCGACATGGCATCACGTTTCATGGAATGGCCCTGAACGTCGATCTGTCCCTGGATCCATTCAGCTGGATCCATCCCTGCGGTCTAAAGGGGATACGGGTGACTTCCCTGGCAAAAGAATCCGGACAAGCCGTTTCCATCAGCAAGGTGCGAGCAGCCCTTAAACGACACATAGAAAGTGTCTTTGGCGTGCGGCTGGAAACCATCGACCTGCCGGTGCTGCAGGAGCGCTTATGCAAAGCCGCGGCAGCTTGA
- the gcvPB gene encoding aminomethyl-transferring glycine dehydrogenase subunit GcvPB, which produces MNEPMGTTGLILNEPLLWEKGKKGRIGYSLLRSDIEKSAIDKTLLGEGPDFPDLSEIDVVRHYTRLSQWNFGVDTGMYPLGSCTMKYNPKVHEKLAGLIGFANAHPLLPAQLVQGALQLMSELQDFLAEITGLDAVSLQPAAGAQGELAGMLMLVAYHNSQGRPRSKILVPDTAHGTNPASAALCGYRPIPVSSNDQGILSPGQISELMDDDTAGIMITNPNTLGLFEENIKAIAQIVHAKGGQVYCDGANLNAVMGMVHMGDLGVDVMHLNLHKTFSTPHGGGGPGSGPVCVKSHLAPFLPIPRIVKTAVGYDLSDDFPDTIGKLHAFWGNFGVMLKAYCYILSMGPEFLKKASQLAVLNANYVKESLRGVFHLAYDKPCMHECVFSDKLQKNQGITTLDIAKRLMDYGFHPPTIYFPLVVSGAFMIEPTETESLENINEFINACKSIASEAIDNPEILKQAPVRCKLKRLDEATAARRPCLSD; this is translated from the coding sequence ATGAACGAGCCCATGGGAACGACCGGACTGATCCTGAATGAACCCCTCCTTTGGGAAAAAGGTAAAAAAGGAAGAATCGGATACTCGTTACTGCGATCTGATATTGAAAAGAGCGCCATTGACAAAACACTCTTGGGAGAAGGACCGGATTTTCCCGACCTCAGCGAAATTGATGTGGTCCGCCATTATACCCGCCTGTCCCAATGGAATTTCGGGGTTGATACCGGCATGTATCCCCTGGGTTCATGCACCATGAAGTACAATCCCAAAGTCCATGAAAAGCTGGCGGGGTTGATCGGTTTTGCAAATGCCCATCCGCTGCTGCCGGCGCAACTGGTTCAAGGCGCCCTTCAACTCATGTCTGAACTCCAGGATTTCTTGGCGGAAATTACCGGCCTGGACGCCGTCTCTCTCCAGCCTGCGGCTGGCGCCCAGGGTGAGCTGGCCGGCATGCTGATGCTGGTTGCCTACCACAACAGCCAGGGTCGGCCCCGTTCGAAAATTCTGGTCCCGGATACCGCCCATGGCACCAATCCGGCCAGCGCGGCACTGTGCGGTTATAGGCCGATCCCCGTCAGCTCCAATGACCAGGGGATTCTTTCCCCCGGTCAGATATCGGAACTGATGGATGATGACACCGCCGGCATTATGATCACCAACCCGAACACCCTGGGTCTGTTTGAAGAAAACATCAAAGCCATTGCGCAAATTGTCCATGCCAAAGGCGGTCAAGTGTATTGTGACGGGGCCAATCTGAATGCTGTCATGGGTATGGTGCACATGGGCGACCTGGGCGTGGATGTGATGCATTTAAATCTGCACAAGACCTTCTCAACACCCCATGGCGGCGGCGGTCCCGGTTCCGGACCGGTTTGCGTGAAAAGCCATCTGGCGCCATTTCTGCCCATACCGCGAATTGTCAAAACAGCCGTCGGATACGACCTGTCGGATGATTTTCCGGACACCATTGGAAAACTGCATGCCTTTTGGGGCAATTTCGGCGTCATGCTTAAGGCTTACTGCTATATCCTGAGCATGGGCCCGGAATTTTTAAAAAAAGCCAGCCAGCTGGCGGTATTAAATGCCAATTACGTCAAAGAATCCTTAAGGGGCGTGTTTCATCTGGCCTATGACAAGCCCTGCATGCATGAATGTGTTTTCTCGGATAAGCTGCAGAAAAACCAGGGCATAACCACATTGGACATCGCCAAACGGTTGATGGATTATGGGTTTCATCCCCCCACGATCTATTTTCCGCTGGTTGTTAGCGGCGCCTTTATGATCGAACCCACCGAGACAGAGTCTCTTGAGAATATAAATGAATTTATCAACGCCTGCAAATCCATCGCATCAGAAGCAATCGACAACCCTGAAATCCTGAAACAGGCGCCGGTACGCTGCAAGTTAAAACGCCTGGACGAAGCAACCGCAGCGCGGCGGCCCTGTCTGAGCGACTAG
- the gcvPA gene encoding aminomethyl-transferring glycine dehydrogenase subunit GcvPA has product MRYLPHTPEDIASMLAVAGVGSLEELFGSIPADCRRTAELQLPQPLTEWELRDHLKELSRRMAVDPEYTLFLGAGSYDHHIPAAIPYLLSRSEFVTSYTPYQPEMSQGTLQAIYEYQTLTARLLGIEVANASLYDGASALAEGLLMAIRITRRNRVAVSKSIHPFFRQVVRTYFKPTGYELSEIPYDATGRTDIAALEPMEDLAAIAVQTPNFFGCIEDLKIFAERAREKQALLVAAFTEPLAFGLYKNPGSQGADIVCGEGQSLGLPRSFGGPALGMLASRMKYVRSMPGRLVGKATDQNGKDGFVLTLSTREQHIRREKATSNICTNNSLCALNAAMFMATLGGTGMRKLARLNYDTSEYLKKALCRTGFQTVFAGPTFNEFVVKAPEGFSSTYERLLSQKIVAGLALEPFYPELRNHFLMCATETRTRREIDRLIEEVSA; this is encoded by the coding sequence ATGCGTTATTTACCCCATACGCCGGAAGACATCGCTTCAATGCTTGCGGTCGCGGGGGTGGGCAGCCTGGAAGAACTTTTCGGGTCAATTCCCGCTGACTGTCGGCGCACCGCTGAACTTCAGCTACCCCAGCCCCTGACGGAGTGGGAACTGAGAGATCACTTAAAAGAGTTGTCCCGGCGCATGGCCGTCGATCCTGAATATACCCTGTTCCTGGGGGCCGGCAGTTACGACCACCATATCCCCGCCGCCATCCCCTATCTGCTGAGCCGCTCGGAGTTTGTAACTTCCTATACCCCGTACCAGCCTGAGATGTCCCAGGGGACGCTCCAGGCAATCTATGAATATCAGACCCTGACGGCGCGTCTGCTGGGAATCGAGGTGGCAAACGCTTCCTTGTATGACGGCGCCTCCGCACTGGCGGAAGGACTGTTGATGGCGATTCGCATCACACGTCGAAACCGTGTGGCCGTCTCAAAATCAATCCATCCTTTTTTTCGTCAGGTGGTCAGGACTTATTTCAAACCGACCGGGTATGAACTGTCGGAAATCCCTTATGACGCGACCGGACGGACGGATATTGCGGCGCTTGAACCCATGGAAGATCTTGCCGCAATTGCCGTACAGACCCCCAATTTTTTTGGATGCATCGAAGATCTGAAAATTTTTGCCGAGCGGGCCCGGGAGAAACAAGCCCTGTTGGTGGCAGCCTTTACCGAACCCCTTGCTTTCGGGCTTTATAAAAACCCCGGCAGCCAGGGGGCGGATATCGTTTGCGGTGAAGGCCAGAGTCTCGGGCTGCCGCGATCTTTCGGCGGCCCTGCTTTGGGGATGCTGGCGAGCCGAATGAAATACGTGCGCAGCATGCCCGGACGCCTGGTGGGTAAAGCCACTGATCAAAACGGAAAAGACGGATTCGTCTTGACCCTTTCCACCCGGGAGCAGCATATCCGCAGGGAAAAAGCGACGTCCAACATTTGTACCAACAACAGTCTGTGTGCCCTGAATGCCGCCATGTTCATGGCCACCCTGGGGGGGACCGGCATGCGTAAACTGGCCCGCTTAAATTATGACACCTCTGAGTATCTCAAGAAAGCGCTTTGCCGGACCGGATTTCAGACCGTTTTTGCAGGCCCCACTTTTAATGAATTTGTGGTCAAAGCACCGGAGGGTTTCTCGTCGACCTATGAACGGCTGTTGTCGCAAAAAATCGTCGCCGGTCTGGCGCTTGAACCCTTTTATCCAGAACTGCGCAACCATTTTCTCATGTGCGCAACCGAGACACGGACACGCCGGGAAATCGACCGACTGATAGAAGAGGTTTCAGCATGA
- the gcvH gene encoding glycine cleavage system protein GcvH, with protein MKEISELNFPDDLRYAQDHEWVKVKDHTATLGISDYAQDQLGDIVYVELPAVGKKLPKGAEFGVVESVKAVSELYMPIGGEIISVNTAIEDTPEQVNTAPYGDGWMIEIKIENPSEIDSLLTKDAYLNMLKG; from the coding sequence ATGAAAGAAATCAGCGAGTTAAACTTTCCCGATGACCTTCGCTACGCCCAGGACCATGAATGGGTCAAAGTCAAGGACCATACCGCAACCCTCGGGATCAGCGATTATGCCCAGGACCAGCTGGGGGATATTGTTTATGTTGAACTCCCGGCAGTTGGTAAAAAATTGCCGAAAGGCGCTGAATTCGGCGTTGTCGAATCCGTCAAAGCGGTTTCCGAACTGTATATGCCCATTGGCGGTGAGATTATTTCCGTCAATACCGCCATCGAAGACACCCCCGAGCAGGTCAACACGGCGCCTTACGGTGACGGCTGGATGATAGAGATTAAAATTGAAAACCCGTCCGAAATTGATTCACTGCTGACAAAGGACGCCTACTTAAACATGCTGAAAGGATAA
- the lpdA gene encoding dihydrolipoyl dehydrogenase: MKTKIAIIGAGPGGYVAAVRAAQLGADVTVVERERVGGTCLNWGCIPSKVMKTTAELFYNIRRAGEFGIDIQGPVRPNMRALMERKKNVIQGQANGIRNLFKHHHIRYVEGQGVITAPQKLKVAPKNGQPVDILWDKLILAPGTRPIGIPALPFDGNRIISSNEALQLDQVPESILIIGGGVIGCEFAGIFSALGARVTVVEAMSRLLPLPSVDADCSKVLQREMKKQKIEFLLGYTVENIEEYPDDLCVQLIPYGEAKESGESEKLQIEAKKILVCIGRGPLTNEIGLETLPVEKDAKGWILADEKMQTRASGVYAIGDVLGPEKVMLAHVASAEGLIAAENAMGENHRMNYGVVPSAIFTMPEVADVGLTEAQAGEQGCDYRADRILFRVIGKAQVMGDIVGEVKIISERGSGGLLGVHIVGPRATELIAEATLALQMKATVNELAATIHAHPTLAEIMMEASLKVLDRSLHG; this comes from the coding sequence ATGAAGACCAAAATTGCAATTATCGGGGCCGGTCCGGGGGGATATGTCGCTGCTGTCCGCGCAGCCCAGTTGGGCGCCGACGTTACCGTAGTGGAGCGTGAGCGCGTCGGCGGGACCTGTTTAAACTGGGGCTGCATCCCCTCCAAGGTCATGAAGACCACCGCTGAACTGTTCTATAATATCAGGCGGGCCGGAGAATTCGGAATCGACATCCAGGGTCCGGTCAGGCCGAATATGCGGGCGTTGATGGAAAGAAAGAAAAATGTCATCCAGGGCCAGGCAAATGGAATCCGGAATCTTTTTAAACACCATCACATCAGGTATGTCGAAGGACAGGGGGTTATAACTGCACCACAGAAGCTGAAGGTAGCACCCAAAAACGGTCAACCGGTTGATATTTTATGGGATAAGTTGATATTAGCCCCGGGAACCCGCCCTATCGGGATTCCGGCCCTGCCTTTTGATGGAAATCGTATTATTTCAAGCAACGAAGCCCTCCAGCTGGATCAGGTTCCGGAATCCATCCTGATTATCGGCGGCGGTGTGATCGGATGTGAATTCGCCGGCATTTTTTCAGCACTGGGCGCCCGGGTAACCGTAGTTGAAGCCATGTCGCGACTTTTGCCGCTGCCTTCGGTGGATGCAGACTGTTCCAAGGTTTTGCAGCGCGAGATGAAAAAACAGAAAATCGAATTTCTGCTGGGGTATACGGTCGAAAATATTGAAGAATACCCGGATGATTTATGTGTGCAGCTCATTCCCTATGGTGAAGCAAAAGAATCCGGCGAATCTGAAAAACTTCAAATTGAAGCAAAAAAAATTTTGGTATGCATCGGGAGAGGTCCCCTTACAAATGAGATCGGACTTGAAACTCTCCCCGTTGAAAAGGACGCCAAGGGATGGATCCTGGCAGATGAAAAGATGCAGACCCGTGCATCAGGCGTCTATGCCATCGGTGATGTACTCGGTCCTGAAAAGGTCATGCTGGCCCATGTCGCTTCAGCGGAGGGACTGATCGCTGCTGAAAATGCCATGGGGGAGAATCACAGGATGAATTACGGGGTTGTTCCATCAGCGATTTTCACCATGCCGGAGGTTGCCGATGTCGGATTAACGGAAGCCCAGGCCGGCGAGCAGGGGTGTGATTATCGGGCCGACCGAATCCTCTTTCGGGTTATCGGCAAAGCCCAGGTGATGGGAGATATTGTCGGGGAAGTAAAAATAATTTCCGAACGGGGCAGCGGCGGGTTGTTGGGGGTTCATATAGTAGGCCCCCGGGCAACCGAACTGATCGCCGAAGCGACACTGGCGCTGCAAATGAAGGCCACTGTGAATGAATTGGCCGCAACGATCCACGCGCATCCGACCCTGGCAGAAATCATGATGGAAGCATCGTTAAAGGTCCTTGACCGATCATTACATGGATAG